In Allocoprobacillus halotolerans, a genomic segment contains:
- the thrC gene encoding threonine synthase, with translation MSDKKYISTRGQQRPLDFYDAILQGIGNDGGLLVPNFELEQKDLKALQHLSYVDMATEIITSFVGENEKEEIRELCQKAYGNGLFPQEVVPVKQAGDVYIAELFQGPTAAFKDMALSLLPHFMTYSLKKKGEERKVMILAATSGDTGKAALEGFKDVEGTYIQVFYPEDGVSPIQKQQMVTQTGQNVDVVGIQGNFDDAQSAVKQAFQSKELKDLCDQHHVFLSSANSINIGRLIPQVVYYFYAYMTLVNEKKIALNEAVNFTIPSGNFGNCLAGVIAKKMGLPIQKFIVASNKNNILTDFFRTGRYDARRDFYKTNAPAMDILVSSNLERLVYMMAQDSQKVRNYMEQLNQQGVYEISSDLLEKIQTLFKAGWLDEDEVLETVKNCFEETGYLLDTHTAIGYGVYKEYQKAFRDSTKTIILATASPYKFADSVYQALENKDLSEYEAIEAVCQKTGVAIPKPLVALDQREVLHQQVIDKSEIIDAISQKIKEISL, from the coding sequence ATGAGTGATAAAAAATATATTAGTACCAGAGGACAACAAAGACCATTAGATTTTTATGATGCAATTTTACAGGGGATTGGAAATGATGGAGGTTTGCTTGTTCCAAATTTTGAATTAGAACAAAAAGATTTAAAGGCATTACAACATTTATCATATGTTGATATGGCAACTGAAATTATAACTTCTTTTGTTGGAGAAAATGAAAAAGAAGAAATCAGAGAACTATGTCAAAAGGCTTATGGAAATGGGTTGTTTCCACAAGAAGTTGTGCCAGTGAAACAGGCAGGAGATGTTTATATAGCTGAATTATTTCAAGGTCCAACAGCGGCTTTTAAAGATATGGCATTATCATTATTGCCTCATTTTATGACTTATTCTTTAAAGAAAAAAGGGGAAGAAAGAAAAGTTATGATATTAGCGGCTACTTCTGGTGATACGGGAAAAGCGGCTTTAGAAGGGTTTAAAGATGTTGAAGGTACTTATATTCAGGTGTTTTATCCTGAAGATGGTGTTTCACCTATTCAAAAACAACAGATGGTGACACAAACGGGACAAAATGTTGATGTTGTGGGGATTCAGGGAAACTTTGATGATGCGCAAAGTGCTGTCAAACAAGCTTTTCAATCAAAAGAATTAAAAGACTTATGTGATCAACATCATGTTTTCTTATCATCAGCCAACTCTATTAATATAGGGCGTTTAATTCCTCAGGTTGTTTATTATTTTTATGCTTATATGACACTTGTCAATGAAAAGAAGATTGCATTAAATGAAGCAGTGAATTTTACAATTCCTAGTGGGAACTTTGGGAACTGTTTAGCAGGTGTGATTGCTAAAAAAATGGGACTACCAATTCAGAAATTTATTGTGGCTTCTAATAAAAATAATATTTTAACGGATTTCTTCCGTACTGGAAGATATGATGCTCGTCGTGATTTCTATAAAACAAATGCACCTGCAATGGATATTTTAGTGTCTAGTAACTTAGAAAGACTTGTTTATATGATGGCTCAGGACAGTCAAAAAGTGAGAAATTATATGGAACAATTAAATCAACAAGGTGTTTATGAAATATCATCTGATTTATTAGAAAAAATCCAAACTTTATTTAAAGCTGGATGGTTGGATGAAGATGAAGTTTTGGAAACAGTGAAAAATTGTTTTGAAGAAACAGGATACTTATTAGATACTCATACAGCAATTGGCTATGGTGTTTATAAAGAATATCAAAAAGCCTTTAGAGATTCTACAAAAACAATTATTTTAGCGACTGCCTCACCATATAAATTTGCTGATTCAGTCTATCAAGCTTTAGAAAATAAAGATTTATCTGAATACGAAGCAATTGAAGCCGTTTGTCAAAAAACAGGTGTAGCGATTCCAAAACCATTAGTAGCTTTAGATCAAAGAGAAGTGCTCCATCAACAAGTCATTGATAAATCAGAAATCATTGATGCGATTTCTCAAAAAATTAAGGAGATTTCACTATGA
- a CDS encoding HAD family hydrolase, which translates to MTTLYVSDLDGTLLNSQQTLSNYTMETINQLVDEGMLFSYATARSYQTAKKVTQGFKAHIPLIVYNGAVIRDNQTGEILLSHCFKKDIHQLLDHFLKKQIYPMVYAFINGEEKFSFIPEKCTPAMLEFIDTRKGDPRIRVIHDIQDFYIGDIFYITFIDESEKLEPFYLQYHNQYQCLFQKDIYTNQQWLEIMPQHTSKAHAIEQLKALYHYDKLVVFGDGENDIEMFQLADEAYAVDNAHEKLKAIATKIIPSNDNDGVAHFLKQTYKKP; encoded by the coding sequence ATGACAACACTTTATGTTTCTGATTTAGATGGTACACTATTAAATTCTCAACAAACTTTATCAAATTATACAATGGAAACAATCAATCAACTGGTTGATGAAGGAATGTTATTTTCTTATGCGACAGCACGTTCTTATCAAACTGCCAAAAAAGTTACTCAGGGATTCAAAGCACATATTCCTTTAATTGTCTATAATGGTGCTGTGATTAGAGATAATCAAACAGGAGAAATCTTGTTATCACATTGTTTTAAAAAAGATATCCATCAATTATTAGATCATTTTTTAAAGAAACAAATTTATCCAATGGTTTATGCTTTTATTAATGGTGAAGAAAAATTTTCTTTTATTCCAGAAAAATGTACACCAGCCATGCTTGAATTTATTGATACACGCAAAGGTGATCCACGTATAAGAGTCATTCATGATATTCAAGATTTTTATATTGGTGATATCTTTTATATTACTTTTATTGATGAAAGTGAAAAACTTGAACCTTTTTATCTTCAATATCACAATCAATATCAATGTTTATTCCAAAAAGATATTTATACAAACCAGCAATGGCTAGAAATCATGCCCCAACATACTTCTAAAGCTCATGCTATTGAACAATTAAAAGCACTCTATCATTATGATAAACTTGTTGTTTTTGGTGATGGTGAAAATGATATAGAAATGTTTCAATTAGCTGATGAGGCTTATGCAGTAGATAATGCTCATGAAAAACTGAAAGCTATCGCAACAAAGATTATTCCATCCAATGATAATGATGGTGTGGCTCATTTTTTAAAACAGACATACAAAAAGCCATAA
- a CDS encoding histidinol-phosphatase, with product MKNYHTHTKRCKHAINTEEEYILSAIKAGYTELGFSDHTPWVYTSSFHPTMRMEASEIEDYITTLLQLKEKYKNQISIKIGLECEYFEKYMDGLKKMLKTYPIDYIILGQHYDESDENGCYFGFPLTFKQLTKYVDTCIQAMETGLYSYVAHPDLANFNTKDPFYIQEMKRLCLKAKQLDLPLEFNLLGYKTHRHYPCDDFFKIAREVGNRVVIGTDAHEASALLDMQTYQQAKQHLEDLGFEITEDIRFLR from the coding sequence ATGAAAAATTATCACACCCATACAAAACGTTGCAAACATGCAATCAATACAGAAGAAGAATATATTCTATCAGCCATTAAAGCAGGTTATACAGAACTTGGTTTTAGTGATCATACACCTTGGGTTTATACTTCTTCTTTTCATCCAACAATGCGTATGGAAGCTAGTGAAATAGAAGATTATATAACAACATTATTACAATTAAAAGAAAAATATAAAAATCAGATTTCTATTAAAATTGGTTTAGAATGTGAATATTTTGAAAAATATATGGATGGCTTAAAAAAGATGTTAAAAACCTATCCAATTGATTATATTATTTTAGGTCAACATTATGATGAAAGTGATGAAAATGGTTGTTATTTTGGCTTTCCTTTGACGTTTAAGCAACTCACAAAATATGTAGATACTTGTATTCAAGCCATGGAAACTGGTCTATATAGTTATGTTGCACATCCTGATTTAGCCAATTTCAATACAAAAGATCCTTTTTACATTCAGGAAATGAAAAGATTATGTTTGAAAGCCAAACAATTAGATTTGCCTTTGGAATTTAATTTATTAGGTTATAAAACACATCGTCATTATCCTTGTGATGATTTTTTCAAAATTGCAAGAGAAGTGGGCAATCGTGTGGTTATTGGAACAGACGCCCATGAAGCAAGTGCCTTATTAGATATGCAGACATATCAACAGGCTAAACAACATTTAGAAGATTTAGGTTTTGAAATCACAGAAGATATTCGTTTTTTAAGATAA
- a CDS encoding ABC transporter ATP-binding protein: MSTLIEIHNLNKKYGKKQVLKDVNLTLNGGQIVGLLGPNGSGKTTLIKVLNGLLKDFQGQISIDQQPIGIHSKKIISYLPDEPYFENWMTTSDALNLFVDMYDDFDLNKALALMERMDIEKKIKIKELSKGMKEKFQLILVMSRKAKIYILDEPLGGIDPVARELILDIILNNYADDALVLLSTHLIADIEKIFDEVIFIKNGEIVLHENSEDLRSQRHASINDIFKEEFKC; this comes from the coding sequence ATGAGTACTTTGATTGAAATCCATAATTTAAATAAAAAATATGGAAAAAAACAAGTTTTAAAAGATGTCAACTTAACATTAAATGGGGGACAAATTGTGGGATTACTTGGACCCAATGGAAGTGGCAAAACAACCTTAATTAAAGTTTTAAATGGTTTATTAAAAGATTTTCAGGGACAAATCAGCATTGATCAACAACCTATAGGTATTCATTCTAAGAAAATTATTTCTTATTTACCAGATGAACCTTATTTTGAAAATTGGATGACAACAAGTGATGCTTTAAATTTATTTGTGGATATGTATGATGATTTTGATTTAAATAAGGCTTTAGCTTTAATGGAAAGAATGGATATTGAAAAGAAAATAAAAATCAAGGAACTTTCTAAAGGAATGAAAGAAAAGTTTCAGCTCATATTAGTGATGTCAAGAAAAGCAAAAATTTATATTTTAGATGAACCTTTGGGTGGAATTGATCCAGTGGCTAGAGAATTGATTTTAGATATTATTCTCAATAACTATGCGGATGATGCCCTTGTTCTATTATCAACACATTTGATTGCGGATATTGAAAAGATTTTTGATGAAGTTATTTTTATTAAAAATGGAGAAATTGTTTTACATGAAAACAGTGAAGATTTAAGAAGTCAAAGACATGCTTCAATAAATGATATTTTTAAGGAGGAATTTAAATGTTAA
- a CDS encoding multidrug transporter codes for MREVNEKDWKLFRKKIGIWQENYMQKLNNQYIELLQSDHLASENFWELEKRISKDKRSVGVVVDMRRSKMKENIFTLIRDQAITFEDLDGFTEDLKSEIQYMVEYW; via the coding sequence ATGAGAGAGGTTAATGAAAAAGATTGGAAACTATTTAGAAAGAAAATTGGAATATGGCAAGAAAACTATATGCAAAAGCTCAATAATCAATATATTGAACTTTTACAAAGCGACCATTTAGCATCCGAGAATTTTTGGGAATTAGAAAAAAGAATATCAAAAGATAAACGAAGTGTTGGTGTTGTTGTGGATATGAGAAGATCAAAGATGAAAGAAAATATTTTTACTTTAATAAGAGATCAGGCTATTACATTTGAAGATTTAGATGGTTTTACTGAAGATTTAAAGAGTGAAATTCAATATATGGTAGAATATTGGTAA
- a CDS encoding QueT transporter family protein, with the protein MKTKMRFMIINAMIACVYAAFTFICSPLSYGAIQLRFAEILMLLAFYNRRYIPGLVVGCFFANAFSPMGVYDMIFGTLATLLTCLAMMSVSHLLVGAFFGALFNGAIVGSELYFLLDLPFWINADMFLLVKRLF; encoded by the coding sequence ATGAAAACAAAAATGCGTTTTATGATTATTAATGCGATGATTGCCTGTGTTTATGCAGCTTTCACTTTTATATGTTCTCCATTGTCTTATGGAGCGATTCAATTGAGATTTGCTGAAATTCTGATGCTTTTAGCTTTTTATAATCGTCGTTATATTCCTGGTTTGGTTGTCGGTTGTTTTTTTGCCAATGCTTTTTCACCGATGGGAGTTTATGATATGATTTTTGGAACGCTTGCAACATTATTAACTTGTTTAGCTATGATGTCTGTTTCTCATCTATTGGTAGGAGCATTTTTCGGTGCTTTATTCAATGGTGCGATTGTTGGATCTGAACTTTATTTTCTTTTAGATTTACCATTCTGGATTAATGCGGATATGTTTTTATTGGTGAAGCGATTGTTTTAA
- a CDS encoding AI-2E family transporter, whose product MKTSIKIRDLTLKNILIILTYGALLVLGVIYFEKIFYYLENLIGIIQPFIIGFILAFIFNIPMKLFEKKLPIQNEKRKKIISAILAVLLILLVLFIVIMVVVPQVIENIRMLIDNLPNIFSQTEKWLTYLFEEVHLSADLLEKLNTLQDRMTQALLSSLTTWAVGIASGVSQITTSIVNVFMGFVMAIYMLFSKDKLIRQIKKIGEAVLNEKHYQYISEVLSLTGSTFESFLAGQLTESVIIGVLCYIGCIILDIPYASIAAIVIGFTNIIPYFGPIIGAVISSVLIVFVSPIKALIFLVFSTLLQQFESNLIYPHVVGNSVGLSALWVLFAVSAGGGLFGIPGMIFGLPTFSVIYELLRRWTNSRLKMKQELKNNNEKQSRSKQDESDF is encoded by the coding sequence TTGAAAACATCAATAAAAATACGTGATCTAACATTAAAGAACATATTAATTATTTTAACATATGGGGCTTTACTTGTTTTAGGCGTGATATATTTTGAGAAAATCTTTTATTATTTAGAGAATTTAATTGGGATTATTCAACCATTCATTATTGGTTTTATTTTAGCCTTTATTTTCAATATTCCTATGAAACTATTTGAAAAGAAATTACCCATACAAAATGAAAAAAGAAAGAAAATCATTTCAGCAATATTAGCTGTTTTATTGATTTTATTAGTGCTTTTTATTGTTATAATGGTTGTAGTGCCACAAGTTATAGAAAATATCAGAATGTTGATTGATAATTTACCAAATATTTTTAGTCAGACAGAAAAATGGTTAACATATCTATTTGAAGAAGTGCATTTATCAGCAGATTTATTAGAGAAATTAAATACTTTACAAGATCGCATGACTCAAGCTCTTCTTTCTTCTTTGACAACTTGGGCAGTGGGTATTGCCTCTGGTGTCAGCCAAATAACAACCAGTATAGTTAATGTTTTTATGGGATTTGTAATGGCGATATATATGTTGTTTTCTAAAGATAAATTGATTAGACAAATCAAAAAAATTGGTGAAGCTGTTCTTAATGAGAAACATTATCAATATATTAGTGAAGTCTTATCACTAACGGGTTCAACTTTTGAAAGCTTTTTAGCTGGACAACTCACAGAATCAGTGATTATAGGTGTGCTATGTTATATTGGATGTATTATTTTAGATATTCCATATGCCTCTATTGCAGCCATTGTGATTGGTTTTACTAATATTATACCTTACTTTGGACCAATTATTGGGGCTGTTATTTCATCAGTTTTAATCGTGTTTGTATCACCAATAAAAGCTTTGATCTTTTTGGTTTTTAGTACTTTATTACAACAGTTTGAATCCAATTTGATTTATCCTCATGTCGTAGGAAATTCAGTAGGCTTATCAGCATTATGGGTATTGTTTGCGGTAAGTGCTGGTGGAGGATTATTTGGTATTCCGGGAATGATATTTGGATTACCAACATTTTCAGTGATATATGAATTGTTACGTCGATGGACAAATAGTCGATTAAAAATGAAACAGGAATTAAAAAACAACAATGAAAAACAAAGTAGGAGTAAACAAGATGAGTCAGATTTTTGA
- a CDS encoding HAD family hydrolase, which translates to MIKAVIFDMDGLLVDTEVISYECYKRLIESYGYTFTMDDYVKDYPGRQLKVSLQFIKECYDLDYDIEEKFEMFHQLEIDLIQEKGVSLKKGAVELLQYLHEHHYRIALATSSLYERAKRLLNDCQILDYFDEIVCGPDVKRGKPFPDIFLKACDKLEVLPQEAIVLEDSEAGIQAAYDANIPVYCVPDLKYPHEQYVQKASGVLSSLLDVITLLEQQ; encoded by the coding sequence ATGATTAAGGCAGTTATTTTTGATATGGATGGTTTATTAGTGGATACAGAAGTGATTTCTTATGAATGTTATAAAAGATTAATTGAAAGTTATGGCTATACATTTACAATGGATGATTATGTTAAAGATTATCCAGGTAGACAATTAAAAGTATCGTTGCAGTTTATTAAAGAATGTTATGATTTGGATTATGATATTGAAGAAAAATTTGAAATGTTTCATCAATTAGAAATTGATTTGATTCAAGAAAAAGGAGTGAGTCTTAAAAAAGGTGCTGTAGAACTTTTACAATATCTTCATGAGCATCATTATCGCATCGCACTAGCAACATCAAGTTTATATGAACGTGCTAAACGTCTTTTAAATGATTGTCAAATTTTGGATTATTTTGATGAGATTGTTTGTGGTCCAGATGTAAAACGTGGAAAACCTTTTCCAGATATCTTTTTAAAAGCTTGTGACAAACTTGAAGTATTACCACAAGAAGCAATTGTTTTAGAAGATAGTGAGGCAGGTATACAAGCAGCCTATGATGCGAACATTCCAGTATACTGTGTACCGGATTTAAAATATCCTCATGAACAATATGTACAAAAAGCGAGTGGTGTTTTGTCATCATTATTAGATGTCATTACATTATTAGAACAACAATAA
- the thrB gene encoding homoserine kinase has translation MKVKVKVPATSANLGPGFDVAGLAVTLYNTFVFELLDEGLEIIGCPQQFCNEDNLTYRAFLEGAKACGLEFHGLKIECSGDVPYTRGLGSSSTCIVAGIVGAYAFVDRSEERQEILELATQIEGHPDNVAPAIFGGLTVSVMNDNHVTTLNIPVKHDYRFVAFIPPFTLSTEKSRAVLPQQLPRQDAIANVSHLALMVASLINGYDDGLKLGFKDRLHQPYRGTLIRGYDEIMAALEQDENVLGCYLSGAGPTIMAVIRESDKKGVVRMKEELGHLLKDWQVEKLELDMRGYTCDYE, from the coding sequence ATGAAAGTTAAAGTTAAAGTACCAGCAACAAGTGCCAATTTAGGACCAGGATTTGACGTTGCGGGATTAGCTGTCACATTATACAATACTTTTGTTTTTGAACTATTGGATGAAGGTTTAGAGATTATTGGATGTCCTCAACAATTCTGTAATGAAGATAACTTAACTTATCGTGCCTTTTTAGAAGGAGCCAAAGCCTGTGGTTTAGAATTTCATGGTTTAAAAATTGAATGTAGTGGAGATGTGCCTTATACACGAGGATTGGGAAGTTCTTCAACATGTATTGTGGCAGGTATTGTAGGCGCTTATGCATTTGTTGATCGTAGTGAAGAGCGTCAAGAAATCTTAGAACTTGCAACACAGATTGAAGGGCATCCTGACAATGTTGCGCCTGCCATTTTTGGTGGATTGACTGTATCAGTGATGAATGACAATCATGTCACAACTTTAAACATTCCAGTCAAACATGATTATCGTTTTGTCGCTTTTATTCCACCATTTACTTTATCTACTGAAAAATCACGTGCTGTTTTACCACAACAATTACCAAGACAGGACGCAATTGCGAATGTATCTCATTTGGCTTTAATGGTTGCCTCTTTAATTAATGGGTATGATGATGGGTTAAAACTTGGCTTTAAAGACCGTCTACATCAACCATATCGTGGTACATTGATTCGTGGTTATGATGAAATTATGGCAGCTTTAGAGCAGGATGAAAATGTATTAGGATGTTATTTATCTGGAGCAGGACCAACAATTATGGCTGTCATTCGTGAAAGTGATAAAAAAGGTGTTGTGAGAATGAAAGAGGAATTGGGACATTTATTAAAAGACTGGCAGGTTGAAAAATTAGAACTAGATATGCGTGGTTATACTTGTGATTATGAATAG
- a CDS encoding alpha/beta hydrolase: MNAQKVKIQNHKGLYLQAYLIEKPYAKRTIICLHELMASAKSLENTVKYLESVFENDHILMIDAHAHGLSDGYIRGFGYRDVFDLMYFNTYLLQKYGQDHRFIMYGKGMGANTILNASGVGKLKNVDLIISEGAYDDVYHYLTSKCQKEMKIPRYLAGRVIRKVVKDELKVDIKKMNTVELVKKNQIPTIYVHSKNDQDVPFQMVFPLYNHDASNKLLFPIKEEHLYDLKDKQDSYSLSLIEFMNENI; the protein is encoded by the coding sequence TTGAATGCACAAAAAGTCAAGATTCAAAATCATAAAGGTTTGTATTTACAAGCTTATTTAATTGAAAAGCCTTATGCGAAAAGAACAATTATTTGTTTGCATGAACTCATGGCATCAGCGAAATCATTAGAAAACACTGTTAAATATTTAGAAAGTGTTTTTGAAAATGATCATATTTTAATGATTGATGCACATGCTCATGGATTGAGTGATGGTTATATTCGTGGTTTTGGTTATCGTGATGTATTTGACTTGATGTATTTCAATACGTATTTATTACAAAAATATGGTCAAGATCATCGTTTTATTATGTATGGTAAAGGAATGGGAGCAAATACCATTTTAAATGCTTCTGGTGTAGGAAAATTAAAGAATGTAGATTTGATTATCAGTGAAGGTGCTTATGATGATGTTTATCATTATTTAACAAGTAAATGTCAAAAAGAAATGAAAATTCCACGCTATTTGGCAGGAAGAGTGATTAGAAAAGTTGTCAAAGATGAATTAAAAGTTGATATTAAAAAGATGAATACAGTGGAATTGGTAAAGAAAAATCAAATACCAACAATTTATGTTCATTCTAAAAATGATCAGGATGTACCATTTCAGATGGTTTTTCCATTATATAATCATGATGCATCTAATAAATTATTGTTTCCAATTAAAGAAGAACATCTTTATGATTTAAAAGATAAACAAGATTCGTATTCATTATCTCTTATTGAGTTTATGAATGAGAATATATAA
- a CDS encoding LiaF transmembrane domain-containing protein, with the protein MKKSRIFWGILFIALAILLIISQLGIFNFHISIWTLMLTVFFGVSVVWSLFHREVTSFLFSLAFLIILYDEPLGLEAITPWTVLLAALFASIGWHILFPSSKKQNHNYQDIQDQKAVKDVEVHIEENFGSCIRYIDSQNIENVLITNRAGMAKVYFQQATMKNQNIDFNLYVTCGMLELYIPHTWKVIDQTDSLLSHISMEEMNSDLIEHCITLKGKISFSEVKICYL; encoded by the coding sequence ATGAAAAAGAGTCGAATATTTTGGGGTATTTTATTTATTGCCTTAGCTATTTTATTAATTATTTCACAGTTAGGTATTTTTAATTTTCATATTAGTATCTGGACTTTGATGCTGACAGTGTTTTTTGGAGTATCTGTTGTTTGGAGTTTATTTCATAGAGAAGTTACAAGTTTTCTATTTTCCCTAGCATTTCTTATAATTTTGTATGATGAGCCACTTGGTTTAGAAGCAATTACACCTTGGACAGTTCTTTTAGCAGCTTTATTTGCAAGTATTGGATGGCATATTCTGTTTCCTTCATCAAAGAAACAGAATCATAATTATCAAGACATTCAAGATCAAAAAGCAGTTAAGGATGTTGAGGTGCACATTGAAGAAAACTTTGGAAGTTGTATCAGATATATTGATTCTCAAAACATTGAAAATGTTTTGATTACAAATCGTGCCGGAATGGCAAAAGTCTATTTTCAACAAGCCACTATGAAAAATCAAAACATTGATTTCAATCTCTATGTCACTTGTGGTATGTTAGAACTATATATTCCTCATACATGGAAAGTCATTGATCAGACAGATAGCTTATTATCCCATATATCAATGGAAGAAATGAATAGTGATTTGATTGAACATTGCATTACATTAAAAGGAAAAATCAGTTTTTCAGAAGTGAAAATTTGTTATTTATAG
- a CDS encoding glycoside hydrolase family 1 protein — protein MYFEKSKGFPKDFLWGSASAAYQVEGGWDADGKGVSNWDKFVRIPGKTFKATTGDKAVDHYHRYKEDVKLMAEMGLKTYRFSIAWTRIYPNGNGEVNEAGLQFYDDLINELLKYGIEPMVTVYHWDMPQALEEQYHGWENRQIVDDYVNYAKTLFERYGDRVHYWITMNEQNIFTSFGWLKGMHPPGKENDEKMFYQVNHHANMAHAKTVLALKEMYPDAKVGASFAYSPCYGYDRKPENAMAKADYDDLQNYWWMDIYAYGRYPRSAWAYLESRGVAPQMEEGDAKILKKAAALVDFMGVNYYQTCVAEYNDINGVGMTNTMNTTGEKGTAQVQGVPGLYKNPANDFLPTTDWDWTIDPMGIRMCCRDITSRYDLPVVISENGLGAFDKVEDGKIHDPYRIAYLKAHIEELKKACDDGCRVLAYCTWSYTDLLSWLNGYQKRYGFVYVDREEDENSGTLNRIPKDSYYWYKKVIETNGEEL, from the coding sequence ATGTATTTTGAAAAATCAAAAGGTTTCCCTAAAGACTTTTTATGGGGAAGTGCATCTGCTGCCTATCAGGTAGAAGGTGGATGGGACGCTGATGGAAAAGGTGTTTCTAACTGGGATAAGTTTGTAAGAATTCCTGGTAAAACTTTTAAGGCAACAACGGGAGATAAGGCTGTTGACCATTATCATCGCTATAAAGAAGATGTAAAATTAATGGCTGAAATGGGATTAAAAACTTATCGTTTTTCGATTGCGTGGACAAGAATTTATCCTAATGGTAATGGTGAAGTGAATGAAGCCGGACTTCAATTCTATGATGATTTGATTAATGAGTTATTAAAATATGGAATTGAACCAATGGTTACAGTTTATCATTGGGATATGCCTCAAGCTTTAGAGGAACAGTATCATGGTTGGGAAAATCGTCAAATTGTTGATGATTATGTCAATTATGCCAAAACATTATTTGAAAGATATGGAGATCGTGTGCATTATTGGATTACCATGAATGAACAAAATATTTTTACTTCATTTGGATGGTTAAAAGGTATGCATCCTCCAGGAAAAGAAAATGATGAAAAGATGTTCTATCAAGTGAATCATCATGCGAATATGGCACATGCAAAGACAGTATTAGCTTTAAAAGAAATGTACCCTGATGCAAAAGTTGGTGCTTCGTTTGCTTATAGTCCATGTTATGGATATGATAGAAAACCAGAAAATGCAATGGCAAAAGCTGATTATGATGATTTACAAAATTATTGGTGGATGGATATTTATGCTTATGGACGTTATCCAAGAAGTGCCTGGGCTTATTTGGAAAGTCGTGGTGTCGCACCACAAATGGAAGAAGGCGATGCCAAAATCTTGAAAAAAGCTGCTGCGTTAGTTGATTTCATGGGTGTAAACTATTATCAAACATGTGTAGCTGAGTATAATGACATCAATGGTGTCGGTATGACAAATACAATGAATACAACGGGAGAAAAAGGAACTGCACAGGTGCAAGGTGTTCCAGGATTATATAAGAATCCTGCAAATGATTTCTTACCAACAACAGATTGGGATTGGACAATTGATCCAATGGGAATTAGAATGTGTTGTCGTGACATTACTTCACGTTATGATTTACCAGTTGTTATTTCTGAAAATGGTTTGGGAGCATTTGATAAAGTCGAAGATGGAAAAATTCATGATCCATATCGTATTGCTTATTTAAAAGCACATATTGAAGAATTAAAGAAAGCTTGTGATGATGGATGTCGTGTCTTAGCTTATTGTACATGGTCTTATACAGATTTATTAAGCTGGTTAAATGGATATCAAAAACGTTATGGTTTTGTTTATGTTGATCGTGAAGAAGATGAAAACTCTGGAACATTAAACCGAATTCCTAAAGATTCTTATTATTGGTATAAAAAAGTCATTGAAACAAATGGTGAAGAATTATAG
- a CDS encoding LytTR family DNA-binding domain-containing protein, giving the protein MKIKIEIDERLEDEEVVIKTPCMNEKIQHIQEVLRDISKSQTAIVFYKGTVEYYLSLNDILFFETDGKEIHGHTCDDMYKIKYKLYELEEILPGRFMRVSKSTILNIQKIYALHKTISSPCLVEFEHTHKQVYISRHYYKPLRSRLEEKRL; this is encoded by the coding sequence ATGAAGATAAAAATAGAAATTGATGAGCGTTTAGAAGATGAAGAAGTGGTGATTAAAACGCCTTGTATGAATGAAAAAATTCAACATATCCAAGAAGTATTGCGTGATATTTCTAAAAGTCAGACAGCCATTGTTTTTTATAAGGGAACAGTTGAATATTATTTGTCATTAAATGATATTTTGTTTTTTGAAACAGATGGTAAAGAGATTCATGGACATACATGTGATGATATGTATAAAATTAAATATAAATTATATGAGCTTGAAGAAATATTACCAGGACGTTTTATGCGTGTTTCTAAATCAACAATTTTAAATATTCAAAAAATATATGCTTTGCATAAAACAATCTCCAGTCCTTGTCTTGTTGAATTTGAACATACACATAAACAAGTTTATATATCAAGACATTATTACAAACCACTTCGTTCAAGATTGGAAGAAAAGAGGTTATAG